From one Thalassospira lucentensis genomic stretch:
- the gmk gene encoding guanylate kinase, whose protein sequence is MTDQAKRRGVMLVFCAPSGAGKTTITRQLLEKDSQISLSVSATTRAARPGEEEGIHYFFKSVDAFKHMIADDELLEWAEVFGNYYGTPSGPVEKALSEGHDVLFDIDWQGARQIREKGGDDVVSVFILPPSSAELERRLRDRGQDADDVIMKRMAKAGAEISHWEEFDYVLINDDLDRCLADVQHIIGAERVKRERQSQLPGFVKKLLTD, encoded by the coding sequence ATGACGGATCAGGCAAAACGTCGTGGTGTAATGCTGGTGTTCTGTGCACCCTCCGGGGCCGGGAAAACCACAATCACGCGTCAGCTTCTGGAAAAGGATAGCCAGATTTCACTTTCGGTTTCAGCAACAACACGTGCGGCACGTCCGGGCGAGGAAGAGGGCATCCATTACTTCTTCAAATCCGTTGACGCGTTCAAGCATATGATTGCCGATGACGAATTGCTGGAATGGGCCGAAGTGTTTGGCAATTATTACGGTACGCCAAGCGGCCCGGTCGAAAAGGCGCTTTCGGAAGGACACGACGTTCTGTTTGATATCGATTGGCAGGGCGCGCGGCAAATACGCGAGAAGGGCGGTGATGATGTTGTGTCTGTCTTCATTTTGCCACCCTCATCGGCCGAACTGGAACGTCGTCTTCGGGACCGCGGACAGGATGCCGATGATGTGATCATGAAACGTATGGCGAAAGCCGGGGCCGAAATCAGCCATTGGGAAGAATTTGATTATGTGCTGATCAACGATGACCTAGATCGTTGTCTTGCCGATGTTCAGCATATTATCGGGGCAGAGCGCGTAAAGCGTGAACGCCAATCCCAATTGCCGGGATTCGTTAAAAAGCTTTTGACAGATTGA
- the mltG gene encoding endolytic transglycosylase MltG — MKRFLLVLGFLCITAALTIGGAAVYVYVQYTSPSKLVQGSDIVIPQGTGVRGIADIFRRENIIQEPLVFLLGVRIAGLDRSLRAGEYHFPARVSPKQAAEILAAGDTVKRFVTIPEGLRSSEIVARINLVDGLTGEISDIPPDGMLLPETYQFSFGDTKQSIIDRMAAAHDALVAQLWPGREANLPFDTIDEAIVLASIVERETGIVAERPRVAGVFVNRLRMNMRLQSDPTVAYAISPNEPLDRALTRADLKFDSPYNTYVSAGLPPGPITNPGRDAIFAVLHPAETDEIYFVADGTGGHAFARTLDEHNRNVARWRRIRDGQ; from the coding sequence TTGAAGCGTTTTCTGCTTGTTCTTGGCTTTTTATGCATCACCGCCGCTCTCACCATTGGTGGGGCGGCGGTGTATGTTTATGTGCAATATACATCGCCCAGCAAACTGGTGCAGGGCAGTGATATTGTCATCCCGCAGGGTACAGGTGTTCGCGGGATTGCGGACATATTCCGTCGTGAAAACATCATACAGGAACCTCTTGTATTTCTGCTTGGGGTACGTATAGCCGGACTGGATCGTTCGTTGCGTGCCGGTGAATATCATTTCCCCGCACGGGTCAGTCCGAAGCAGGCGGCTGAAATTCTTGCCGCCGGTGATACCGTTAAACGATTTGTGACCATCCCCGAAGGACTGCGGTCTAGCGAAATCGTTGCTCGTATCAATCTTGTCGATGGTCTGACAGGTGAAATTTCCGACATCCCGCCCGACGGTATGCTGTTACCCGAAACCTATCAATTCTCGTTTGGTGATACGAAACAGAGCATTATTGATCGTATGGCGGCGGCTCATGATGCGCTGGTGGCGCAATTATGGCCGGGGCGAGAGGCCAATCTACCGTTTGATACCATCGACGAAGCCATTGTTCTGGCGTCTATCGTAGAGCGGGAAACCGGTATTGTCGCCGAACGCCCGCGTGTTGCAGGTGTATTCGTCAATCGGCTCAGGATGAACATGCGTTTGCAGTCCGATCCGACGGTTGCCTATGCCATCAGCCCGAACGAACCGCTTGATCGAGCATTGACCCGGGCTGATCTGAAATTCGACAGCCCCTATAATACCTATGTTTCGGCGGGATTGCCTCCCGGACCAATAACCAATCCGGGCCGTGACGCGATATTTGCGGTTCTGCATCCTGCAGAAACTGACGAGATTTACTTTGTTGCTGATGGCACCGGTGGTCATGCGTTTGCCCGGACACTGGACGAACACAACCGCAATGTCGCGCGGTGGCGTCGTATCCGGGACGGCCAATAG
- a CDS encoding acyl carrier protein, with the protein MSDVADRVKKIVVEHLGVEEDKVTENASFIDDLGADSLDTVELVMAFEEEFGCEIPDDAAEKILTVKDAIDFIEKANG; encoded by the coding sequence ATGAGTGATGTCGCAGATCGCGTGAAGAAGATCGTTGTCGAGCACCTCGGTGTCGAGGAAGACAAGGTCACCGAAAACGCAAGCTTCATCGACGATCTGGGCGCCGACAGCCTGGACACTGTCGAGCTGGTCATGGCGTTTGAAGAAGAATTCGGTTGCGAAATTCCTGATGACGCAGCAGAAAAAATTCTGACCGTTAAAGACGCGATCGACTTCATCGAAAAGGCGAACGGCTAA
- a CDS encoding LPS-assembly protein LptD: MLTASGNVSITEPTGEVTFASYVELTGDFKEGIVEDIYVLLDENTRIAGTGARRSGGNFTEIAKAVYSPCKVCEDNPETPPLWRIKAARVLHDANAKTVEYKDARLEFAGVPVLYSPYFQHPDPTVKRQSGLLAPSFGSTSYVGSFFELPYYWAIDPSKDLTLRPIYTTDEGPVLASEYRQRFDSGEMDVVSSVTSDSNDDWQGHIDAEGRFDIDETWRWGFDAEQASEKTYMNRYGFGSPSVLTSNLFTEGFRGSSYSRVDGYYFQGLKAEDDRDTTPIILPHAQFHGQTAPAKYGSYTTLDLDALSLTREEGTDSHRLSAKAGWTLPYIGTLGDVTKLSMSIRTDNYMVSDVSRDGQQNYDGYAGRILPLAAVDWNMPFVNNQGSYHHIVKPMVMAAWSPNGGNPDEIPNEDSQSFEFDDINIFSHDRYSGLDRAEDGFRTSYGLEWGIYGEEGGYTSAMFGQSYRANKGDTFAEGSGLEDHLSDYVGRVTVAPNKYVDLTYRYRLDNEDFSTRRNQISAGLGEKETLRLNLDYVHFSEDAGTDEFGQREEVYFRAERQFGEFWSGMAYSRYDLDQNDPLEYGFGFVYEDECFVFDGQVRRTFYEDQDLGQSDEILFRLVFKTLGEFASAAGL; this comes from the coding sequence GTGCTCACTGCATCTGGCAATGTCAGTATAACGGAACCCACTGGTGAAGTTACATTTGCAAGCTATGTTGAACTCACGGGTGACTTCAAAGAAGGCATAGTCGAAGACATCTATGTTCTTCTTGATGAAAACACGCGCATTGCCGGAACCGGTGCACGGCGCAGTGGGGGAAATTTCACTGAAATAGCCAAAGCCGTTTATTCTCCCTGCAAGGTTTGCGAAGACAATCCGGAAACGCCTCCTCTATGGCGGATCAAAGCTGCACGCGTTCTTCATGACGCCAACGCCAAAACGGTCGAATACAAAGATGCGCGACTGGAATTTGCAGGAGTTCCGGTTCTTTATTCGCCCTATTTCCAGCATCCCGATCCGACAGTAAAACGCCAATCAGGCCTTTTGGCACCATCCTTTGGCAGTACGAGTTATGTCGGCTCGTTCTTCGAGTTACCCTATTACTGGGCAATTGATCCAAGCAAAGACCTGACTCTTCGTCCGATTTACACAACTGACGAGGGTCCGGTTCTTGCAAGCGAATACCGGCAACGCTTTGATAGCGGAGAAATGGACGTCGTCAGCAGCGTTACCAGCGACAGTAATGACGACTGGCAAGGCCATATTGATGCAGAGGGGCGCTTCGACATAGACGAGACCTGGCGCTGGGGCTTTGATGCTGAGCAGGCTTCTGAAAAGACCTACATGAACCGTTACGGTTTTGGATCGCCATCCGTATTGACGTCCAACCTGTTTACCGAAGGCTTCAGAGGCTCTAGCTATAGCCGTGTCGATGGTTATTATTTCCAGGGGCTAAAAGCCGAAGATGACCGGGACACGACCCCCATTATTTTGCCTCACGCACAATTTCATGGTCAAACGGCCCCCGCAAAATATGGCAGCTACACAACCCTTGACCTAGACGCTCTTTCGCTGACACGAGAAGAGGGAACAGATTCCCACCGCCTGTCGGCCAAAGCCGGCTGGACGCTGCCGTATATAGGAACACTGGGAGACGTAACCAAACTCTCGATGTCTATCCGTACAGATAATTACATGGTCTCTGATGTGTCCAGGGACGGACAGCAAAATTATGACGGATATGCGGGTCGTATTCTTCCTTTGGCGGCTGTTGACTGGAACATGCCGTTTGTAAACAACCAAGGCAGCTATCACCATATCGTCAAGCCGATGGTTATGGCCGCATGGTCCCCCAATGGTGGTAATCCGGACGAGATTCCAAACGAGGATTCCCAGTCATTTGAATTTGATGACATAAATATTTTCTCGCATGACAGGTATAGTGGCCTTGACCGCGCCGAAGATGGCTTCAGGACCAGTTATGGCCTTGAATGGGGCATATACGGGGAAGAAGGTGGTTATACCAGTGCAATGTTCGGGCAAAGCTATCGTGCCAACAAAGGTGACACCTTTGCCGAAGGATCTGGCCTTGAGGATCATCTATCGGACTATGTTGGCCGAGTAACTGTTGCCCCCAACAAATATGTCGATTTAACCTACCGTTACCGTCTCGATAACGAGGATTTCTCGACACGTCGGAACCAGATATCAGCGGGATTAGGTGAAAAGGAAACTTTACGCCTCAATCTTGACTATGTTCATTTTTCCGAGGACGCCGGTACGGATGAATTCGGGCAGCGTGAAGAGGTTTACTTCCGTGCTGAACGCCAGTTCGGTGAATTCTGGTCGGGAATGGCTTATAGTCGTTATGATCTTGATCAGAACGACCCTCTTGAATACGGTTTCGGCTTTGTTTACGAAGACGAATGCTTCGTGTTTGACGGTCAGGTCAGAAGAACGTTCTACGAAGATCAGGATCTTGGTCAGTCGGATGAGATTCTTTTCCGACTGGTATTCAAAACACTTGGCGAATTTGCGTCAGCAGCCGGATTATAA
- the rsmA gene encoding 16S rRNA (adenine(1518)-N(6)/adenine(1519)-N(6))-dimethyltransferase RsmA produces MSDQKNETASLANDGLPPLRDVIATHGLSAQKKFGQNFLFDLNLTGRIARAAAPLEDATVIEIGPGPGGLTRALLYNGAKSLTVIERDPRCQPVLEQISNHYPGALHVIDGDALEVDVTSLGPAPRKIVANLPYNVGTQLLLGWLMQIDQFASLTLMFQKEVAERVVAAPKSKAYGRLSVLCQYLCDCQILFDVHRSAFTPPPKVTSAVVQLRPKTDRGEAVNLVSLGKVTQAAFGQRRKMLRASLKTLNIDVGILLERAKITETARAEELSVADFVRLTRIHDEMAA; encoded by the coding sequence GTGTCAGACCAGAAAAATGAAACCGCCAGCCTTGCCAATGACGGGCTCCCGCCCTTGCGCGACGTCATTGCAACACATGGTCTGTCGGCTCAAAAGAAGTTCGGCCAGAATTTTCTTTTTGATCTCAACCTGACGGGGCGGATCGCACGTGCGGCGGCACCACTTGAGGATGCCACTGTAATCGAAATTGGTCCGGGTCCGGGCGGCCTGACACGTGCCCTGCTTTATAATGGAGCCAAAAGCCTAACAGTTATCGAGCGTGATCCCCGCTGCCAGCCTGTCCTTGAACAAATCAGCAATCATTACCCCGGCGCACTTCATGTGATTGACGGTGATGCACTGGAAGTTGACGTCACCTCACTTGGTCCGGCCCCACGAAAGATTGTCGCCAACCTTCCCTACAATGTGGGCACCCAACTGTTGCTGGGCTGGCTGATGCAGATTGACCAGTTTGCCAGTCTGACTTTGATGTTCCAGAAAGAAGTTGCAGAACGTGTTGTTGCTGCTCCGAAAAGCAAAGCCTATGGCCGTCTTTCAGTCCTGTGCCAGTATCTATGTGACTGTCAGATACTGTTCGATGTCCATCGCAGTGCATTTACTCCACCGCCCAAGGTAACCTCTGCCGTCGTTCAACTACGACCGAAAACAGATCGTGGAGAAGCTGTAAATCTTGTCAGTCTGGGCAAGGTCACACAGGCAGCCTTCGGCCAAAGACGCAAAATGCTGCGCGCCAGCCTGAAGACATTGAACATAGATGTCGGGATTTTATTGGAACGTGCAAAAATTACAGAGACTGCACGTGCCGAAGAATTAAGCGTGGCCGATTTCGTCCGGTTGACACGTATTCATGATGAAATGGCCGCCTGA
- the pdxA gene encoding 4-hydroxythreonine-4-phosphate dehydrogenase PdxA: MSDIKPIAMTLGEPGGIGPELAVKAWLARSDHNLPPFFILSPKTIMDRTIESLGLRVKTKVIYEAIQTGEFFEDALPVFETPGNAEDIKPGTASSKTAYIVIDSITHAVNLTRSGTASAVVTNPIQKSALYQAGFKHPGHTEFLAELSGPDAIPVMMLANSKLRVVPMTIHIALSEVPKQLTGEMIKQLVHITAASMQRDFGLKKPRLAIAGLNPHAGEDGSMGDEEIKVMRPAIMALRDEGFDVVGPLPADTMFHAEARANYDVALCPYHDQALIPVKTLDFHGGVNVTLGLPFIRTSPDHGTALDIAGKGIARPDSLIAAIKMAADMARKREAGKAASQGA, from the coding sequence ATGAGCGATATCAAGCCGATCGCAATGACACTGGGCGAACCGGGCGGCATTGGCCCGGAGCTTGCCGTCAAGGCGTGGCTTGCGCGCTCCGACCATAATCTGCCGCCGTTTTTTATTCTGAGTCCCAAGACAATCATGGATCGAACCATCGAAAGTCTTGGACTACGTGTAAAAACCAAGGTGATATACGAAGCCATCCAGACAGGCGAGTTCTTCGAGGATGCACTTCCCGTTTTTGAGACTCCCGGTAACGCTGAGGATATCAAACCCGGGACGGCATCCAGTAAAACCGCGTACATTGTCATAGATAGCATTACCCATGCCGTTAACCTGACACGATCAGGAACCGCAAGTGCTGTGGTAACCAACCCGATCCAGAAGAGTGCACTTTATCAGGCGGGCTTTAAACATCCCGGTCATACCGAATTTCTCGCAGAACTTTCCGGTCCGGATGCGATTCCGGTCATGATGCTGGCAAACAGCAAGTTACGCGTCGTACCTATGACGATCCATATCGCCCTTTCCGAGGTTCCGAAACAACTGACCGGGGAGATGATCAAACAATTGGTCCACATCACAGCAGCGTCAATGCAACGGGATTTCGGATTGAAAAAACCGAGGCTCGCCATTGCCGGATTAAACCCACATGCGGGTGAAGACGGATCGATGGGGGATGAAGAAATCAAGGTCATGCGCCCCGCCATCATGGCATTGCGGGATGAGGGCTTCGATGTTGTTGGTCCCCTGCCCGCCGATACCATGTTTCATGCCGAAGCACGTGCAAACTACGATGTGGCCCTATGCCCCTATCATGATCAGGCCCTGATCCCCGTCAAAACACTTGATTTCCATGGTGGTGTGAATGTCACGCTCGGATTGCCTTTCATCAGAACGTCCCCGGATCATGGAACGGCTCTTGATATTGCAGGTAAGGGCATCGCACGACCGGACAGCCTGATCGCTGCGATCAAAATGGCGGCGGACATGGCACGAAAACGAGAAGCCGGCAAAGCCGCCTCACAAGGAGCCTGA
- a CDS encoding SDR family NAD(P)-dependent oxidoreductase, producing MSLQYHAILITGASSGIGAALARHYARTGVTLFISGRDQTRLKLVENECRAAGANVFADVLDVTERETMAEYVTKCDQITPLSLIVANAGISAGTGSEGEDPDQVRDIFATNVAGVLNTIDPAITFMSARGHGQIALVSSQASWRGLPSAPAYCASKAAVRTYGEGLRGALAPFGIKVNVICPGFVKSRITDANDFPMPFFMQADKAAIKIDKGLTKNRGMIAFPWQMNILIGILKIVPQSLLDLAASRIPRKASKNEARQRLESPPEHAQPRQ from the coding sequence ATGTCACTGCAATACCACGCCATCCTGATTACCGGTGCCAGCTCGGGCATCGGGGCCGCACTTGCCCGTCATTATGCCAGAACCGGGGTTACTCTTTTCATCAGCGGCCGCGATCAAACACGTCTGAAACTGGTCGAAAATGAATGCCGGGCGGCAGGTGCGAACGTATTTGCCGACGTGCTTGATGTCACCGAGCGCGAAACGATGGCGGAATATGTCACCAAATGTGATCAGATCACACCGCTGAGCCTGATTGTCGCCAATGCCGGTATTTCGGCAGGAACCGGCAGCGAAGGCGAGGACCCCGATCAGGTACGCGATATCTTTGCAACAAATGTCGCGGGTGTTCTGAACACGATTGATCCTGCGATCACTTTCATGTCTGCACGCGGGCACGGACAGATCGCACTGGTTTCGTCCCAGGCATCATGGCGAGGGCTGCCATCCGCACCGGCCTACTGTGCCAGCAAGGCGGCGGTAAGAACCTATGGCGAAGGACTGCGCGGTGCCCTTGCCCCGTTCGGGATCAAGGTTAATGTGATTTGCCCGGGCTTTGTCAAAAGTCGCATAACCGATGCCAACGACTTCCCCATGCCATTCTTCATGCAGGCGGACAAAGCCGCAATCAAGATCGACAAAGGGCTCACGAAGAACAGAGGGATGATCGCATTCCCCTGGCAGATGAATATCCTGATCGGTATTTTGAAGATTGTGCCGCAATCGTTACTCGACCTGGCAGCATCACGCATCCCGCGCAAGGCTTCGAAAAATGAGGCCCGTCAAAGACTGGAGTCCCCACCCGAACATGCACAGCCCCGTCAGTAA
- the fabG gene encoding 3-oxoacyl-[acyl-carrier-protein] reductase, giving the protein MFDLAGKTALVTGATGGIGGDIAKLLASAGAKVALSGTRAERLQAVAAEIGENAVVVPGNLSDPESVAGLIKEAEEALGGQLDILVNNAGITRDQLAMRLKDEDWQAVLDVNLTAAFKLARNSLRGMMKRRHGRIINITSIVGVTGNPGQTNYSAAKAGMIGWSKSLAQEVASRGITVNCVAPGFITTAMTDELDDGQKEKLLANIPAGRMGESKEIAAAVLYLASDEAAYVTGQTLHVNGGMAMI; this is encoded by the coding sequence ATGTTTGATCTTGCAGGCAAAACCGCACTCGTAACCGGTGCGACCGGTGGTATCGGCGGTGATATTGCCAAACTTCTGGCTTCAGCTGGTGCAAAGGTTGCTCTTTCAGGTACGCGTGCTGAACGTCTTCAGGCGGTTGCTGCGGAAATCGGCGAAAATGCTGTCGTCGTTCCGGGTAACCTGTCTGATCCGGAATCGGTCGCCGGTTTGATCAAGGAAGCAGAAGAGGCCCTTGGCGGGCAGCTTGATATTCTGGTCAATAATGCCGGGATCACCCGTGATCAGCTGGCGATGCGTTTGAAAGACGAAGACTGGCAGGCGGTCCTTGATGTCAACCTGACTGCGGCATTCAAACTTGCGCGCAACTCGTTGCGCGGCATGATGAAGCGCCGCCATGGCCGCATTATCAATATTACCTCGATCGTTGGTGTGACCGGGAATCCAGGGCAAACCAACTATTCTGCAGCGAAGGCTGGCATGATCGGCTGGTCAAAATCGCTTGCACAAGAAGTTGCATCTCGCGGAATTACTGTTAACTGTGTTGCACCGGGGTTCATTACCACGGCGATGACCGACGAGCTTGATGATGGGCAGAAAGAAAAGCTTCTGGCCAACATTCCGGCGGGGCGTATGGGGGAAAGCAAGGAGATCGCAGCAGCGGTTCTGTATCTGGCAAGCGACGAAGCCGCTTATGTTACCGGGCAGACCTTGCATGTGAATGGCGGAATGGCGATGATTTAA
- a CDS encoding YicC/YloC family endoribonuclease, producing the protein MTVSSMTGFARTDGGAEGFGWTWELRSVNGKGLDVRTRLNGGFERLEPTVREAISKRFKRGNMGVTLNVVRPGESSAYRINRDLLAELVALAEEFDRASSLSAGTIADLMNVRGVLEAVEQQEDDDSREILDAAILRSFGEALDQMEAHRAEEGAKLDEMLRGHIDRIEETVLRAESCASVRSDAIKIKLKRQIDELMEAGKFDPERLHQEAALLATKADVREEIDRLKAHIVAARDMIKKGGAIGRKLDFQCQEFNREANTLCSKANDIELTNCGMELKVIIDQLREQVQNVE; encoded by the coding sequence ATGACCGTATCAAGCATGACCGGGTTTGCTCGCACCGACGGCGGCGCAGAAGGCTTTGGCTGGACCTGGGAGCTGCGCAGTGTCAATGGCAAGGGGCTGGATGTTCGCACACGCCTTAATGGCGGTTTTGAACGTCTGGAGCCAACGGTTCGAGAGGCAATCTCCAAGCGGTTCAAACGGGGAAATATGGGCGTAACATTAAATGTTGTCCGTCCCGGGGAAAGCAGTGCCTATCGTATCAATCGGGATCTGCTTGCCGAACTGGTTGCTCTGGCCGAGGAATTTGACCGTGCCAGCAGTCTTTCGGCTGGCACCATAGCTGATCTTATGAATGTGCGTGGCGTGCTTGAAGCTGTTGAACAGCAGGAAGACGACGACAGTCGTGAAATACTTGATGCTGCGATCCTCAGAAGTTTCGGCGAGGCGCTTGATCAGATGGAAGCCCATCGCGCCGAAGAAGGCGCTAAGCTTGATGAAATGCTGCGCGGTCATATCGATCGTATCGAGGAAACTGTTCTGCGGGCGGAAAGCTGTGCATCGGTTCGAAGCGACGCGATCAAGATAAAGCTCAAACGCCAGATCGACGAGTTGATGGAAGCCGGTAAATTCGACCCTGAACGACTTCATCAGGAAGCGGCGCTGCTTGCGACCAAGGCTGATGTCCGCGAGGAAATTGATCGGCTGAAGGCTCATATCGTTGCTGCACGTGACATGATCAAAAAGGGCGGAGCAATTGGCCGCAAGCTTGATTTCCAGTGTCAGGAGTTCAATCGCGAGGCTAATACATTGTGTTCCAAGGCGAACGATATTGAACTGACCAATTGCGGGATGGAATTGAAGGTGATTATCGATCAACTGCGCGAACAGGTTCAGAACGTTGAATAA
- the fabF gene encoding beta-ketoacyl-ACP synthase II: MRRVVVTGIGAVTPLASGAQNTWQKLLDSQSGIKSIDTFDVSDIPAKIAGLVPRGVGDGLFNAEDHVSVKDMKKMDDFIVYGVAAADQALADSGWKPETDEDQENTGVLIGSGIGGLPKISEATELVNNGKTRRVSPFFIPSCLINLVSGQVSIKHGLKGPNHAVVTACSTGAHAIGDASRMIMLGDADVMVAGGAEAAVCRLGMAGFAAARALSTGYNDTPTEASRPWDQGRDGFVMGEGAGCVVLEEYEHAKARGAKIYAEVAGYGMSGDAYHITAPAEDGNGGFRSMRNALRNAGINPEDVDYVNAHGTSTPLGDEIELGAVKRLFGDAVSKLSMSSTKSATGHLLGAAGAIEAVFSILAIHEGVVPPTLNLRNPSEACLGIDLVPLEAKKRKVNVALSNSFGFGGTNASLVFKGV, translated from the coding sequence ATGAGACGCGTAGTTGTTACCGGTATTGGTGCTGTTACTCCGCTTGCCAGCGGTGCACAGAACACCTGGCAGAAATTGCTGGACAGCCAATCCGGAATCAAAAGCATCGACACCTTCGATGTGTCCGATATCCCGGCCAAGATCGCAGGCCTTGTGCCGCGTGGTGTGGGTGACGGACTTTTCAACGCGGAAGATCATGTCTCGGTTAAAGACATGAAGAAAATGGACGATTTTATCGTCTATGGTGTTGCCGCTGCCGATCAGGCATTGGCCGATTCCGGATGGAAACCCGAAACCGACGAAGACCAGGAAAATACCGGTGTTCTGATTGGTTCGGGTATTGGTGGTCTGCCTAAGATCTCCGAAGCCACGGAACTGGTGAATAACGGCAAGACCCGCCGTGTCAGCCCATTCTTCATTCCGTCCTGCCTGATCAATCTGGTTTCTGGCCAGGTTTCGATCAAACATGGTCTTAAAGGTCCGAACCATGCCGTCGTGACCGCATGTTCAACCGGTGCACACGCCATTGGCGATGCATCGCGCATGATCATGCTTGGTGATGCCGACGTCATGGTTGCTGGTGGCGCCGAAGCCGCTGTTTGCCGTTTGGGTATGGCTGGCTTTGCCGCAGCACGTGCGCTGTCGACCGGTTACAATGATACCCCGACCGAGGCATCGCGCCCCTGGGATCAGGGCCGTGACGGTTTCGTCATGGGTGAGGGTGCCGGTTGCGTGGTGCTTGAAGAATATGAACATGCCAAAGCACGCGGTGCGAAAATTTATGCCGAAGTTGCCGGTTATGGCATGTCGGGCGACGCTTATCACATCACGGCTCCGGCCGAAGATGGCAATGGCGGTTTCCGCTCGATGCGCAATGCCCTTCGCAATGCCGGCATCAACCCGGAAGACGTCGATTATGTGAACGCACATGGCACGTCGACTCCGCTGGGTGATGAAATCGAACTGGGTGCGGTAAAACGTCTGTTCGGGGATGCGGTATCGAAACTTTCGATGTCCTCGACCAAATCGGCAACGGGTCATCTTCTTGGTGCCGCAGGTGCGATTGAGGCCGTATTCTCGATCCTTGCGATCCATGAAGGTGTTGTTCCGCCGACCCTTAACCTTCGCAATCCTTCCGAAGCCTGCCTCGGGATTGATCTGGTTCCGCTCGAAGCAAAGAAACGCAAAGTCAATGTCGCACTGTCGAACTCGTTCGGCTTTGGCGGTACCAATGCTTCGCTGGTCTTCAAAGGCGTTTAA
- a CDS encoding peptidylprolyl isomerase, with the protein MHITRLSHLVAAIAVVLFTVVSISTARAQGTIGVAAVVNDAPISVVDLVERIKLVAASSNIPMSPQRSQEMAPQILQQLINEKLQLQEAERRGFDVTDADIDRAKNLIEQNSGLPPGGLDQFLAQNGIATETIRNQIRPQIAWQKLLGSMRREIQISDTEIDDNLERIRSNQGKPRNNVQEIFLPVDNPQDETKVYQNAREVIRALEQGANFGGLARQFSASSSAANGGNLGWLYSGEMAGELQQAVNQMQPGDISDPIRTIRGYYILKLLDRRRGDANALTDVRLDLYQLFVPIAANTPQDEVNTKLGILQNAKENADSCESLANVAVDLGSEMSGKTEGISPNDLAGPVRNAVANLDKGGISDLIKVDGGALLVMVCDKTEESTLPDRENIRERLEMERLEILARRKLRELRRNAFIDIRM; encoded by the coding sequence TTGCATATCACCAGACTTTCCCATCTCGTCGCAGCAATTGCTGTTGTGCTATTTACCGTTGTTTCAATTTCGACAGCGCGCGCTCAAGGCACCATAGGCGTCGCAGCCGTCGTCAACGATGCTCCGATTTCGGTGGTGGATCTGGTCGAACGTATCAAGCTTGTAGCCGCCTCCTCAAACATCCCGATGAGCCCGCAGCGCAGTCAGGAAATGGCACCGCAAATCTTACAGCAGCTGATCAACGAGAAGCTGCAGTTGCAGGAAGCAGAACGTCGTGGTTTTGACGTAACCGACGCGGATATTGATCGGGCAAAAAACCTGATCGAGCAAAATTCGGGATTACCCCCCGGAGGATTGGACCAGTTTCTGGCTCAGAATGGCATCGCAACGGAAACCATCCGAAATCAAATCCGTCCACAAATTGCATGGCAGAAACTTCTAGGATCAATGCGACGCGAAATCCAGATTTCCGATACCGAGATTGATGACAATCTTGAACGTATTCGAAGCAATCAGGGAAAACCGCGAAACAATGTTCAGGAAATTTTCCTGCCTGTCGACAATCCCCAGGACGAGACCAAAGTTTATCAAAATGCCCGCGAGGTGATCCGGGCTCTGGAACAGGGTGCCAATTTTGGTGGCCTTGCACGGCAGTTTTCGGCGAGTTCCAGTGCGGCAAACGGTGGTAATCTTGGCTGGCTTTATTCCGGCGAAATGGCCGGAGAACTGCAGCAAGCCGTCAATCAGATGCAACCCGGTGATATAAGCGATCCAATCAGAACCATTCGCGGATATTACATCCTGAAATTGCTTGATCGTCGCCGAGGCGATGCTAATGCTCTGACAGATGTCCGACTTGATCTTTACCAGTTGTTTGTCCCGATAGCGGCCAACACCCCGCAGGATGAGGTAAATACCAAACTCGGTATCCTGCAAAATGCCAAAGAGAACGCCGATAGCTGTGAATCACTGGCCAATGTTGCAGTTGATCTCGGATCGGAAATGAGTGGCAAGACCGAAGGCATTTCTCCAAATGACCTCGCCGGTCCGGTAAGAAATGCAGTTGCAAACCTGGACAAAGGCGGCATTTCCGACCTGATTAAGGTAGATGGTGGCGCGCTCCTTGTTATGGTCTGTGACAAAACCGAAGAAAGTACGCTTCCGGACAGGGAAAACATTCGGGAACGCCTTGAAATGGAACGCCTTGAAATTCTTGCACGCCGCAAACTGCGCGAATTGCGCCGCAATGCGTTTATCGATATCCGGATGTGA